TGTTGTAACAGCAGCATCCATTAAAATGGCCGGTGATAAATTCGATAATGAGATCCTTCAATATATTAAAAAAGAATATAAACTACTGATCGGAGAACGTACAGCGGAAGACATTAAGATTAATGTAGCAACTGTGTTCTCCAAATCACGTAGTGAAGAAATCGATATACGTGGCCGTGATATGGTATCTGGTTTACCGCGTACGATTACGGTATATTCTGCTGAAATTGAAGAAGCATTGAAGGAATCGGTTTCAGTCATTGTGCAATCTGCAAAACAAGTACTAGAACGTACACCACCAGAGCTATCTGCTGATATTATTGATCGCGGCGTTATTTTAACGGGTGGTGGAGCGATGCTTCATGGCCTAGATCAATTGTTGGCTGAAGAGCTAAAGGTACCTGTACTCGTTGCAGAGGAACCAATGAACTGCGTTGCAAAAGGGACAGGCATTATGCTTGAGAATATAGACAAGCTTCCGAAAAACTACATTATGTAAAAAGGAAGAGGAGGTACGTACCCTTGCTTAGAGGATATTACACAGCTGCATCTGGTATGCTAGCGCAACAACGTCGTCAGCAAGTATTAAATAATAATCTATCAAATATGTCTACACCAGGTTATAAACAAGACCAGGGTTCCATGAGAGCATTCCCTGAGATGCTCATTGAACGTATGGAATCAAAGGATCTCCCTACAAAAAATAACCTGAATCTACCGGTTCGTTCTGAAGTTGGTAGTATGAACACAGGCGTATATATGCAGGAAACCAAACCTGAATTTGAGCAGGCAGCTTTACGGGAGACAGGTATAGGGACAGATATTGCCTTATTAAACGGTAATGTTCCTGGTGAAAATGGTGGATTGTTTTTTACCATTCAAAATGAAGACGGAGAAGCGCGTTATACTCGTAACGGTAATTTCACTGTGGACGGGGAAGGCTTTTTAACGACGAAGCAAGGAAGTTACGTACTAGACCAAGGTGGAGATCCTATCCAAACAGGCGGCGTGGAATTTGACGTCACAGAAGAGGGAATTCTAGAAGCTAATGGACAAGCGATTCCTCTTGGCATTTCTTATACAAATGATGCAACTCAAATGGTGAAAGAGGGCAATGCGAATTTCAGCTTTAATGGGGAAGAGGGACAAGCACCTGTTAATGCACGAAATGTTGCAGGAGTTACATTTAATACAAGACAAGGCTCCTTGGAACGATCCAATGTAGATCCGGCTAAGACAATGACCGAAATGATGAGCTCCTATCGCTTATTTGAGACCAATCAGAAGGTATTGAAAGCATATGACCGTAGTATGGACAAGGCCGTTAATGAAATTGGAAGAGTTCGATAAGGAGGGTGCTTAAATGCTTCGATCATCCATGCAGTCAGCAGTGACGATGGGACAACTTCAGCAAAAATTAGATATCATAGGTAATAACTTATCTAATGTGAATACACCAGGGTATAAGAGTCGCGAGGCTGACTTTTCCTCCTTGTTAGTCCAACAAATGGACAACCTCGATAAAGAAGGGGAAAATGCCAACCGAGTCACACCTGATGGAATCCGTATAGGTTCTGGTGGTTATTTAGCTGGAACAGAGATGGATTTATCCCGCGGACCAATCAGTCAAACAGACCGACCATTGGACGTTGCTCTGAGACAAGATAACCACATGTTCCAAGTACAAATGAACAACAATGGAGCAATTGAAACGCACTATACACGTGACGGATCGTTTTCCTTTTCAGCGAATGAAGATGGAAGTGTGAGTTTAGTGACATCGAATGGAAATCCTGTATTAGGGGAGAATGGTCCGATAAGATTGGATGGAAACTTCGATTCCTTCTCGATCCAACAAAATGGGTCGATTATGGTGGCTCGAAATGGGGAAGTAGCCCAGCAGGAAGCGCAAATTTCTGTCGTGGAAGCGGTTCGTCCTCGCCTCTTACAAGCAGAAGGACAAAATAGACTCTCCATTCCACAAAATGTGGACTTTAATGAAGCGGAGATTCTTACTAATGTAGCACCGGAGAACAATTCTATGCAGCAAGGGGCTCTTGAGCAATCCAACGTAGACCTTGCCAAACAGTACACGGATATGCTCACAACACAACGAGCTTATCAGTTTAATAGTCGAGCCATCTCAACAGGTGACCAAATGATGGGCTTAATCAATAATTTACGTTAAAATGAACATAACGGAAACGATTAATAAGGAGTCTCTAGTTATGCCTGAAAAAAAGAACCAAAGTGAAGCGACAAGTCGCGCCGAACGACGGGAAGAAAAGCAAAAGGAAAGTACAGCAAAACCTAAAGCGAAGCCAGTTAAAAAAGAAAAGAACAACAAAGAAGCTAGTAAAAAGCAAAAAACGAAAAAAGAACGTCGTCGTTTGATTCCGATTTGGTTGCGTATCATCATCGTTCTTTTAATTTGTGCATTAGCTTTACTTGCTGGTGTAATGATTGGGTACGGCGTGATTGGTGAGGGAAATCCCCTTGATGCCTTGAAACTTGAGACTTGGGAACATATTATTGATATCGTAACCCGAGAACAATAAGGAGGATTTCCATGCTAGATATCGAGCAAATCAAAGAAATTATTCCACATCGCTATCCATTCTTACTCGTTGATCAAATAACAGAGCTTGAAGAAGGACATCGTGCCGTTGGGAAAAAGAATGTCACCATTAATGAGCCATTCTTCCAAGGCCACTTCCCAAGTTACGCGGTAATGCCAGGAGTACTAATTGTAGAAGCGCTAGCCCAAGTAGGCGCTGTAGCTATGTTGAAGAAAGAAGAAAACCAGGGTCGCCTGGCCTTCTTTACTGGAATTGATAAATGTCGTTTTAAACGTCAAGTAACACCAGGAGATACACTTACACTAGAAGTGGAAATCATCCGCGCCAAAGGAAGCATCGGCAAAGGAAAAGCTACAGCAAAAGTAGAAGATCAACTAGTATGCGAAGCTGAAATCATGTTCGCACTTGGTGAAAAAGAAGAATAGAACGATGAAACCGTCCTTTGTAGGGCGGTTTTTTTATCGTCTAGGAAATTAAAAAAATGTTGGCTTGTGCATAACTAAGTAAGTTTTAGAGGCCACGTCCAGCTCCAGCATTTTTGTGTTAGTAAGTAAGAAAAAACATATCTTCCTGCATAAGCATTACCATTCTAGCGAACCCTAACAGAAGGAAATAATCTTATTACTAAGGAGGAAAAAACATGAATAAGAAACTATTACTTAAATTAGGTAGTTCAGTACTGGCGCTATCATTAGTTGCTGCTTGTGGTCAGCAAGAGGAAGCTCCAGAAGAAGGAGATAATCAGGAAGAAGAACAAATGCAAGAAGAAGAAGGTAATGGTGGCGGCGAAGACCAAGGTGATGAAGCGGAAAAGAGCGAAGAAAGCATGAGTGAAGAGGAAATGAATGAAGAACAAAATGAAATGATGAATGAGGAAGAAGAGGGTAATGGCGGAACAGAAGGAGATAGCGAGGAAGATCAAGAAGAGAAAAAAGGGTCTGGGGCGTAGACACTCATTTTCAGGAGTGAAAGCAAACATAACGATAAATAAACAAGCAATTCTAACCTATACCACATCCAAAACCACACACAAATAATGAAGAGATTAGCATATGTACACAAATTCATACCAAGCACACTCATTCTGTTCATCACATACAAAAGCCCAGCTCATAATTGCTGGGCTTTCTCATATTTGAAGATCAATTACAATGCCGAGAGTAGGATGAGTGTTAGGGTATTCGGAAGATTGATTTGTAACTCTGGTATGGTCGCTTTGATCAAGATTGCGGCCTTTTTTAATTTCAGATGCATGTTTTGGTGATGGAGTTCCGGCAGAGCTGTTTTGATTGTCGTACTTATGTACAAAGCTCAAAGAATGGTCTCCTTTATATTTTAGTATAATTCTAACAATTATATAATCGTAAATACATAGTCTAAAACTCTTATATTACAAATGTGTTACAATTGGTTAAATAACCCAGAAGCTTACAAATTTCGACATAATTCTCTTTTGTTCTCTAGTACAATTGTATCAATCAAAGGTATTAAAAAGGGAGTATATGTCGAATGAATAAAACCAAACGCAAAAGAAAAGAGAATAGAGAAACATACACAATCACAGATGATACAATGGGAATCTTCTGGAATGATGATCCTTATTATTCTTCTAAAATACTTGAGCCGAATAAAGTTATTTTGTGTCGTAAATCCCCCATTCAAATCATCAGCCAATCATGTATCATGAATGAATCAACATTAGACAAGCGACGTAAGGATATGGAAAGTACACTTCAATCTAATTCGAAATTACCCATCGCAATAAATCCTGAAGCCCACCTATATTTCTTCCCAACTCGTTCACCGCGGAGTGTGTATTGTAATTGGATAGCATTTTATCATGTGTTGGCTTACGATGAGAATAAAGAAGAAAGTTTAATTATCTTCAGTGATCAAACAAAAGTAAAATTAACTACACCAGGTCTTTCTCTCCAAAAGCAAATGCACCGAACAGCTATGGGGATTGTGATGTATATGAAGGAATCTTTTTCAAGTCCTGCTGATTCCGGCGTATTTATGGATGCATGGGCAATAAGCAGAAGTGAATCCAGTATCTAACATTTTTATGGATACTAAGGATGATTTCACCTTTATTATCTTCAAAAAAGTAAACTTCATAGTTAATGAAGCCGATAAAAGAATGAAGAGCTATAACTATGAACAAGAAAAGGGGAATCCATTCTATGAAACATTCGAAGACGATGTTATCCATCTTAGCAACTTCCATGCTTACGCTATCGACACCAGTTGTAGCGTTTGCTGAAAGTGATCATGCCAAAAACGATCAAGTTAAACAACAGACCGAGGGCAATTCCAAATGGGAAAACAAAAAGGAAAATCAGTTAAAACAAAAAGAGGAGTTAGCGGAAAAACTTGCAGAAAAGCGCAAACAGGCTGTTGAAAATCGTATGGATACGTTACATAGATGGCTAGATAGAATTGAAACACATACGGAAAAGATTGAAGATCAAATGGAAGACTATTTTGATGAAGACAATGACGATAAAGATGAGGAAGAAGAACAAGAACAAGAGGCTCCTGAATCAAATGAAGACGAAGAATCAGAAGAGTCAACAGATTCTGATGAAAGTGAAGAAGAGTCAGAAGAAGCTCCAGAGTCCGATGAAAGTGATGAAGAAGAAACTCAAACTTCAGAGGAAGAGGAGTCTAGCGATGAAGAGCAGTCCTCCCTTGTGGAATCTTATCAGCAGGTAACGGCAGAGCAGGATATTGTCGCTGCTGAGGAAGAAGAAGAATCTGAATCAGAGGCAGGATCGGAAGAAGAAGGCGACTCTGATGAAGAAGAAGAATCCAACGAAGACGAAGATGAAAATGAAGAAGACAAAGAATCCGATGACGAAGGTGAAGAAGAAGCTGAGGAAGAAGATAACGAAGAAGAAGTTGTAGATCCTGAAGAGGAAAAAGAAGAAGAGGAAGAGTTAGAGGGCTATGACGAACGTGCGAAGAGCTTTTCTGGGAAGCTAAAAGCCCAAACCCACAAGCTAGATGCAGTAGAGAAACATATGAATCACTTAAACGATTGGATGCAAAAGAAGTTGGGTGCAGATGCTAGTCTAGAACCGATTGAGGAAGTGGAAGAGCGTATCGCTTCTTTACGAGAGGATGTAGCAGAAGCGCAGGAAGAACTTGCAGAGTACCAAGCTGAAATGAAAGAAGAAGTAGAAGAAGATAAGGAAGACCAAAAAGAGTTCGAAAATAAGGAAGAGGTTGAAACGGATAAAGTCTGGAATGTAGCATTCAACACGGATCTTTCTCAATCCATGGTGGATGATCTTGGCTTTTATGTATTTGATGAAGCAATGAACGCGGTACCAGTTGATGTACAATATAATGAAGAAACGCGTTCGGTTGAACTACGCCCAGAGAAGAATTATGATTCTGGCAAATCTTATACACTATTCATCGCTAAAGATAGCAAATCCCAAGACAATCTAACCTTGAAAAATGCTGTAAAAATGGATTTTTCCGTTAAATAAGGTAAGACTAAGAGAGCCTCTCTGCACATGGTGCGGAGGGGCTTTTTTATAGTCTATAAGTATAGAGGCGACGCCCAGCTCCAGCGCCTACCCCCTCGGGGTCTTAAGCAAATCCTCTCTGTGGCAAACATCGCCACGACGAGGCTTTGCTTAAGCCTGTCGGGGGTGAACAAGGCGCCTGCGCTTTTGTGTGTACTCATCATTCTGTCACATAAATAGCGCATTACGTGTTGTCACTAGGCTTGCTATTTAGTATAGTTAATGAAGTACTGACCGACCAGTCATATCTGCAACAAGACTACACAACAAGGATTAGAGATGAGTCTCTCTACATAAAAGGAAGTGAAGCAATTGAACGAGAAAAAACGGACATTGATTGAAACAGGGATGAAGCTCTTTGCTCAAAAAGGCTTTCATGAAACGTCGATACAGGAAATTGCTGATAAGAGTGGAGTGTCGAAAGGGGCATTCTATCTTCATTTTGATTCTAAAGAAGATTTAACATTAAATATACATCAATATTACTACTATGGGCTGATGGAGGAAGTGAACAAGGTTCAAAAGCAAGATTTACCTCCTAAAGAATCGTTAGCTGCTCAGATAAAAGTTTTACTAGAAGCATTTATGAGCAATAAAGATTTTATCATTATGCATATGCGCGAAAACGTAAATGTGCCATCTGAATCGAATGATTTTTTGATGGAAATTCGTCGACATAGCTTTCAATGGGGGCGAAGCAACCTCCTTACCATATATGGACAGCCATTGCAGGATAAAGTGATTGATGCGGTCATTTTACTGGAGGGGATGTTGCATAGTTACTTCAAATGGCTTGTTCTAGATGATATCGAGTTAGATTTAGATTCATTATCGACTTTCCTTGTCAGACGAGTCGATAATGTCATTCAAGGTATGCTGCAAGAAGGGGAAGAGCCCCAAATCACTCCTGAACAAATTCGAGATTATTTTCCAGACGAATCATCTAGCAATAGTAAGGAAAAGATAACAGGGATATTATCCAATATGAGGCAAAAAGTAGATCACTTACAACTACCGGATGATCAAAAGAAAGACTTACTAAGTGCGTTGGATGTGATTGACCAAGAGCTTGAAAAAGAAGAGCCACAACGTGTGATTTTACAAGGAATGCTGACTCATTTTAAAGACAAAGCCCAATTTGAAAATGATATAGAAACACTTGCGAGTCACTTAGGAATACCATTGTTAACGTAATGGATGACAGAGGGGAGTACATAGAAAGTGAAGAAACTCATGTATCTAATGTTGCTGATGTCCGTGTTTATGATAAGTGCTTGTTCCGAGGATTCAACTAGTGAAGAACCAGCGGAAGAGCAAGTAACACCAGTTAAGGTGTCCCAGGTAGCAAAGGGAGATCTGCAAATTGATAAAGAAGTAATAGGACGAGCCATGCCGGACACGCAGAGTGCTGTTCTACCGAAAACAGCCGGTGAGCTGACGGAGTTAACCGTCGAAAAAGGCGATAAAGTAGAGCAAGGCCAAATTATCGGACGAGTAGATGCTGGAAATGTCCAAGATAATGTGCGGATTCAGGAGCTTGCGGTGCAATCTGCCCAAAAGCAGCTAGACGGCGCCATCAATCAAAAAAAAGCAGCCGAAGAAAATCTAGCTAACGCACGTGACCAGCTACAGCAGGCAAGGTCTGCACAAAATAACAAAGGAAATGCTACGTCCAACGTAGATTTGCTTCAAAGTTTACTCGGAACCGCTCAAGATAATGCTTCGCAAATGGAGGAGCTGGTAGAATCGGGAGCTATTTCCCAAGAACAACTAGCCGAAGTTCAAAAGCAAGTGCAACAGTTAACGCAGCAACTTTCTCAAGCAAGACAAAGCCAATCGTCCGGATCGCCTTCCGTTCAATCTGCCATTAATCAAGCCGAAGCCGCTGTAACCCAGGCGGAGCAACAGGTGGATAGTGCGCAAATCGGCGTGGAGCAAGCTCGTCTTCAAGTCGATCAAGCTCAGGTTCAGCTCGAACAAGCACGAGGCCAGCTTCAAAATACAGCCATAAAGGCGAATGCGACAGGGGAAATTGTTAGCTTAAATGCAAGGGTAGGCGATATGGTTTCCAACACCCAACCTATGGCGACGATTGTAAATCTAAACCCTATTACAGTAGAAGCAACAGTGAGCGCAAGTGAACTTTCTCTTTTTGAAAAAGGAACAGAAGTACCGGTGACGATTAGTTCGTTAAATGCAGATATGAAGGCTAAGACGACTTACATTTCGCCAGTAACCAATGATACAGGGCTGTATCCTGTAGAAGCAACCATCACCAATTCAGATGAAACGATAAAACCTGGCATGATGGTGACCTTCAAGCTACCAGAAATCACGGTCGAAGATAGCTTGCTCGTCCCAACCGCATCGGTCATCGAAGAAAAGGATGAGGCGTTTGTGTACGTCATAAAAGAGGAGCGGGCCATCAAAACACCAGTTACCATTGTCCGTGCACAGTCTAATATTACAGCCGTAAAAGGTGACCTGACCAAAGGGAATCAAGTTGTGGTAAAAGGGCAGCTGACCCTCACCGATGACAATAAGGTTCGAATTATGAAGGAGGACGATTAAGTGAAACTCGTCGATACCTCCGTCAAGCGACCAGTCGGTGTGTTCATGATTGTGATTGCCATCGTGGCACTAGGCTTCGTCTCGTTGCGAAACTTAACGATCGACCTTTATCCAGAGATTGACCTACCCATTGCAGTTGTTTCCACAAGCTATCCTGATGCAGCGCCACAGGAAGTTGAGAAGCTCATAAGTCGGCCCATCGAATCGTCGGTAAGTTCTATCGAAGGGATGGACACGATCCAGTCTCAATCCCAACCCGGTACCTCGCTCGTTATTATGATGTTTGAGAACGGAACGGATTTAGATAATGCGCTACTTGATGTTCGGGAAAAGGTCGATCAAATCAAGGGTCTTTTACCAGAAAACGCAAGCGATCCTAGCATTCTTCGCTTTGATCCTCAACAGATTCCTGTCATGTGGATTGGTCTTTCTGGAGAGAACGCGTCGACCTTGCAAAACATTGCTGAGGATGACCTCGTGCCTTATTTTGAACGACAAAGTGGCGTTGGATCCGTCAGTATTGAAGGTGGAAAAACGCGCGAAGTTCAAGTGCAGCTAGAACGGGAGAAGCTGGCTCAGTACGGCCTCAATACCAATTCCCTCGTCCAGGCGATTAACGCTGCCAACCAATCGGCTTCTGCCGGTGTATTGGAAAAAGGGGATCAAGATTTACAGGTTCGGATTCAAGGAGAATATGAATCCATCAAAGATATACGCGAAACGAATATTATCAGCCCAACTGGAGCGCAACTTGAGCTTCAGGACGTAGCGGCTGTAAAAGATACATTCAAAGAAGTCACCACCATTTCTAAAGTAAATGGCGACCCATCTGTCGTGTTATCCGTTTTGAAAAAATCAGACGGCAACACCGTCCAGGTAGCTAACAATATGTATGATGCGATGGATGAGATGAAGGAAGACCTCCCAGAGGGCGTGAATATGAACGTCGTCTTTGATACGTCTACCTTCATTAAACAATCGATTCAATCTGTTGTGCAAAACATCATATTAGGTGGGGTATTCTCAATCCTCATCTTGCTACTGTTTTTAAAAAGTGTTCGAGCAACTATCGTTATCGGAAT
This DNA window, taken from Pontibacillus yanchengensis, encodes the following:
- a CDS encoding flagellar hook-basal body protein, with product MLRGYYTAASGMLAQQRRQQVLNNNLSNMSTPGYKQDQGSMRAFPEMLIERMESKDLPTKNNLNLPVRSEVGSMNTGVYMQETKPEFEQAALRETGIGTDIALLNGNVPGENGGLFFTIQNEDGEARYTRNGNFTVDGEGFLTTKQGSYVLDQGGDPIQTGGVEFDVTEEGILEANGQAIPLGISYTNDATQMVKEGNANFSFNGEEGQAPVNARNVAGVTFNTRQGSLERSNVDPAKTMTEMMSSYRLFETNQKVLKAYDRSMDKAVNEIGRVR
- a CDS encoding competence protein ComK — encoded protein: MNKTKRKRKENRETYTITDDTMGIFWNDDPYYSSKILEPNKVILCRKSPIQIISQSCIMNESTLDKRRKDMESTLQSNSKLPIAINPEAHLYFFPTRSPRSVYCNWIAFYHVLAYDENKEESLIIFSDQTKVKLTTPGLSLQKQMHRTAMGIVMYMKESFSSPADSGVFMDAWAISRSESSI
- the fabZ gene encoding 3-hydroxyacyl-ACP dehydratase FabZ; amino-acid sequence: MLDIEQIKEIIPHRYPFLLVDQITELEEGHRAVGKKNVTINEPFFQGHFPSYAVMPGVLIVEALAQVGAVAMLKKEENQGRLAFFTGIDKCRFKRQVTPGDTLTLEVEIIRAKGSIGKGKATAKVEDQLVCEAEIMFALGEKEE
- a CDS encoding DNA-directed RNA polymerase subunit beta; amino-acid sequence: MPEKKNQSEATSRAERREEKQKESTAKPKAKPVKKEKNNKEASKKQKTKKERRRLIPIWLRIIIVLLICALALLAGVMIGYGVIGEGNPLDALKLETWEHIIDIVTREQ
- a CDS encoding efflux RND transporter periplasmic adaptor subunit, translated to MKKLMYLMLLMSVFMISACSEDSTSEEPAEEQVTPVKVSQVAKGDLQIDKEVIGRAMPDTQSAVLPKTAGELTELTVEKGDKVEQGQIIGRVDAGNVQDNVRIQELAVQSAQKQLDGAINQKKAAEENLANARDQLQQARSAQNNKGNATSNVDLLQSLLGTAQDNASQMEELVESGAISQEQLAEVQKQVQQLTQQLSQARQSQSSGSPSVQSAINQAEAAVTQAEQQVDSAQIGVEQARLQVDQAQVQLEQARGQLQNTAIKANATGEIVSLNARVGDMVSNTQPMATIVNLNPITVEATVSASELSLFEKGTEVPVTISSLNADMKAKTTYISPVTNDTGLYPVEATITNSDETIKPGMMVTFKLPEITVEDSLLVPTASVIEEKDEAFVYVIKEERAIKTPVTIVRAQSNITAVKGDLTKGNQVVVKGQLTLTDDNKVRIMKEDD
- a CDS encoding flagellar hook-basal body protein, with product MLRSSMQSAVTMGQLQQKLDIIGNNLSNVNTPGYKSREADFSSLLVQQMDNLDKEGENANRVTPDGIRIGSGGYLAGTEMDLSRGPISQTDRPLDVALRQDNHMFQVQMNNNGAIETHYTRDGSFSFSANEDGSVSLVTSNGNPVLGENGPIRLDGNFDSFSIQQNGSIMVARNGEVAQQEAQISVVEAVRPRLLQAEGQNRLSIPQNVDFNEAEILTNVAPENNSMQQGALEQSNVDLAKQYTDMLTTQRAYQFNSRAISTGDQMMGLINNLR
- a CDS encoding TetR/AcrR family transcriptional regulator; translation: MNEKKRTLIETGMKLFAQKGFHETSIQEIADKSGVSKGAFYLHFDSKEDLTLNIHQYYYYGLMEEVNKVQKQDLPPKESLAAQIKVLLEAFMSNKDFIIMHMRENVNVPSESNDFLMEIRRHSFQWGRSNLLTIYGQPLQDKVIDAVILLEGMLHSYFKWLVLDDIELDLDSLSTFLVRRVDNVIQGMLQEGEEPQITPEQIRDYFPDESSSNSKEKITGILSNMRQKVDHLQLPDDQKKDLLSALDVIDQELEKEEPQRVILQGMLTHFKDKAQFENDIETLASHLGIPLLT